In Lagenorhynchus albirostris chromosome 14, mLagAlb1.1, whole genome shotgun sequence, one DNA window encodes the following:
- the DUSP18 gene encoding dual specificity protein phosphatase 18: protein MTASPCAFPVQFRQPSVSGLSQITSSLYISNGVAANNKLLLSSNHITTVINVSVEVVNTLYEDIHYVQVPVADTPMSRLCDFFDPIADHIHSVEVKQGRTLLHCAAGVSRSAALCLAYLMKYHAMSLLDAHTWTKSCRPIIRPNNGFWEQLIHYEFQLFGKNTVHMVSSPMGVIPDIYEKEVRLMIPL from the coding sequence ATGACAGCATCTCCGTGTGCCTTCCCGGTTCAGTTCCGGCAGCCCTCGGTCAGCGGCCTCTCACAGATCACCAGCAGCCTGTATATCAGCAACGGGGTAGCAGCCAACAACAAGCTCTTGCTCTCCAGCAACCACATCACCACAGTCATCAACGTCTCAGTGGAGGTGGTGAACACCTTATATGAGGACATCCACTACGTGCAGGTGCCTGTGGCTGACACACCCATGTCGCGTCTCTGTGACTTCTTCGACCCCATTGCAGACCACATCCACAGCGTGGAGGTGAAGCAGGGCCGCACCCTGTTGCACTGTGCCGCCGGCGTGAGCCGCTCGGCCGCCCTCTGCCTTGCCTATCTCATGAAATACCACGCCATGTCTCTGCTGGATGCCCACACATGGACCAAGTCATGCCGGCCCATCATCCGGCCCAACAATGGCTTTTGGGAGCAGCTCATCCACTATGAGTTCCAGCTGTTTGGCAAGAACACTGTGCACATGGTCAGCTCCCCCATGGGAGTGATCCCCGACATCTATGAGAAGGAGGTCCGTCTGATGATTCCACTGTGA
- the SLC35E4 gene encoding solute carrier family 35 member E4: MAAVLVAGALLQEERLDAVTLLYATSLPSFCLLAGAALVLEAGVAPPPAPTDSRLWACILLSCLLSVLYNLASFSLLALTSALTVHVLGNLTVVGNLILSRLLFGSRLSTLSYVGIALTLSGMFLYHNCEFVASWAARRGFWRRDQLGKGL; this comes from the coding sequence ATGGCTGCTGTCCTGGTTGCAGGTGCCCTGCTGCAGGAGGAGAGGCTGGATGCGGTGACCCTGCTGTATGCCACCTCGCTGCCCAGCTTCTGCCTGCTGGCAGGCGCGGCCCTGGTGCTGGAGGCTGGCGTGGCACCGCCGCCCGCCCCCACCGACTCCCGCCTCTGGGCCTGTATCCTGCTCAGCTGCCTCCTGTCTGTGCTCTACAACCTGGCCAGCTTCTCCCTGCTGGCCCTCACCTCGGCCCTCACTGTCCACGTCCTGGGCAACCTCACTGTCGTGGGCAACCTCATCCTTTCCCGGCTCCTGTTTGGCAGCCGCCTCAGCACCCTCAGCTATGTGGGCATTGCGCTCACCCTTTCAGGAATGTTCCTTTACCACAACTGCGAGTTCGTGGCTTCTTGGGCTGCCCGCCGGGGCTTCTGGCGGAGAGACCAGCTTGGCAAGGGTCTCTGA
- the C14H5orf52 gene encoding uncharacterized protein C5orf52 homolog, giving the protein MSPASFHGNAPGRTTAAAEGQSCRVRSLRGFAHKARPHPPTPVPPSSRVSRATRGVQRLASAQRLAPRLRPSQILVIDRAPVPESLSKVEGENPAVSQQPRPSVTWNLGSPIACAVAPQATTSSGTSPASAFFRQSRKARQPPRQICFLRPRTAQSPVLFSLMNSSEAAVKKFLPKSHLTRVVIRDNLSAQRIYEMEVKASEKTKNKIGHLYDHLKKKFMTDQLRKLGHWRRESMNVRQYLDSIRVYKEPNKKDQPP; this is encoded by the exons ATGTCCCCAGCCAGTTTCCATGGCAACGCTCCGGGCCGCACCACGGCAGCCGCCGAGGGACAATCCTGCCGCGTCCGCAGCCTTCGGGGCTTTGCTCACAaggcccgcccccacccccccaccccggtccCGCCTTCCTCTCGCGTCTCCCGGGCAACGCGCGGTGTTCAGCGCCTCGCGTCTGCACAGAGGCTCGCTCCGCGTCTACGCCCCTCACAGATCTTGGTTATCGACCGGGCTCCCGTTCCCGAGTCGCTCTCTAAGGTGGAAGGAGAGAATCCTGCAGTTAGCCAGCAGCCCAGGCCCTCCGTCACATGGAACCTAGGCTCGCCCATTGCTTGTGCGGTAGCCCCCCAGGCGACCACCAGTTCTGGCACCAGCCCGGCCTCGGCCTTCTTCCGGCAGAGCCGGAAGGCTCGGCAGCCGCCCCGACAGATCTGCTTCCTGCGGCCGCGGACCGCTCAGTCGCCGGTGCTCTTCAG CTTAATGAATTCCAGTGAAGCAGCAGTGAAAAAATTTTTGCCCAAGAGCCACTTAACTCGGGTGGTTATTCGTGACAACCTCAGTGCACAACGAATCTATGAGATGGAGGTAAA AGCCTCAGAGAAGACCAAGAACAAGATAGGCCACTTGTATGaccacctgaaaaaaaaattcatgacagACCAGCTCAGAAAGCTGGGGCACTGGCGACGGGAATCCATGAACGTCCGGCAGTACCTGGATAGCATCCGAGTGTACAAGGAGCCTAACAAGAAAGACCAACCACCCTAG